The segment GACGCTGAGGCCATTGGTGGAAGCAGGGCTGTTGCCGCCGGATTTTCCGGTCACCGTCAACGGCATTACCGGCTATTCGGGCGGCGGCCGGCCGATGATCGAGGACTATGTCGCCAAGGGCGAGGATGCCGCGGAATTCCTGCCCTACGGGCTGACCCTGCAGCACAAGCATGTGCCGGAGCTCAGGACCTATGCAAAACTGTCGCATGATCCGATCATGCAGCCGGCGGTCGGCAATTTCGCGCAAGGCATGATCACCGTGGTGCCGCTGCAGCTCGGCGGCCTCGACTATGTGCCGACCGGCGCCGATCTTCATGCGGCGATCGCCGACCATTTCGCCGCCATCGATGGCGGCGTGGTCGAGGTGGCGCCCTATGCGCAGCTCGAGCGCGTGCCGGAGATCGATCCGGAAACGTACAATGGCACCAACCGGATGATGCTCCATGTATTCGCCAACGACGACAGGGCCCAGGCGCTGCTGTTCGCCGTCTATGACAATCTCGGCAAGGGCGCCTCGGGTGCTGCCGTGCAGAACATGGATCTGATGCTCGGCCTCAAGCACTGAATGGACGCTCCGGCATTTCCAAGCCGCTGGAAGGTCAGCGCGCCACAACTGATTGCCGAGACGTTCAGCAGCCGCATCTGGAAGGTTGTTCGCGAGGACGGCTCGCCGGCGATCGTCAAGGCCCTCAAAGCTTTCGACGACGTCGAAGACGAGTTGCGCGGCGAGCATTTCCTCGCCTGGCGGCGCGGCGAAGGCGCGGTACGGCTGCCGCGACGGCCACTGCATGCTGCTCGAATATGCCGGCGAAACCTTGCTGTCACAGGTTCTCGCCGAGCAGGGAGACAATGCCGCCACAGCAATCGCGGCCGAAGTGATGGCAAGACTGTTCTCGCCATCCGACCACCCTCCCCCACCGGATCTGCAGCCGCTGCGGATGCGGTTTTCCAGCCTGTTCAACAAGGCGAAGGTCGATCGCGACGCCGGCGAACAGGGCCTCTACGTCGAAGCGGCGGCGACCGCGGAACGGCTGCTGGCCGATCCTGTCGCCATGCTGCCGCTGCATGGCGACCTGCATCACGACAACATCATGCACGGACCGCGCGGCTGGCTGGCGATCGACCCGAAGGGCGTTCTCGGCGATCCCGGCTTCGACGCGGCGAACATGTTCTACAATCCGCTCGACCGCGACGACCTTTGCCGTGATCCCCGGCGGATTGCCGAGATGGCCGAGATCTTCGCCAGGACGCTCGGCCAGACTCCGCCAGCCATCCTGGACCACGCCATTGCCTATGGCTGCCTGTCGGCGTCATGGCATCATGAAGACGGCAATGCGATCGACGAAAGCCGCGAATTGTCCATTGCCACGGCGATCAGGACGGTGCGGCTCAGCCTCTGACGGCGATCTGGTTGGGCATGGGATAAGCGCCCTTGGTGCCGCGCCAATGCGCTGCGGCAAATCCCAGCAGGACGAGCGCTAATGCCTGATGCGTCAGCGCCATGTGCAGCGGCACCTGCATCAGCAACGTGCCGATGCCGATCAAGGCCTGCACCAGCACCAGCAGAAACAGCAGCGTCGCGCGGCGCGCATGGGTGGTGCCGGGCTGGCGGCGGTGCGTCGCGATCATGTGCCAAAGTGCTGCGGCGAAAATCGCGTAAGCGCCGAGCCGGTGGATGAACTGGACCGTCTTCGGGCTCTCGAAGAAGTTGCGCCATGCCGGCTCGAGGATCAACAGATCGCCGGGGATGAGCTTGCCGTCCATCAGCGGCCAGGTGTTGTAGCTCAGGCCGGCATCGAGCCCGGCGACCAGCCCGCCGAGATAGATCTGGATCAGCGCCAGCAGCACCAGAAAGCCGGCCAGACGCTGGGTCGAACGGTCGGCGGCGGGCTCGGAGTGCGGGGCCAATCCACGCGCGACCACCATGGTCGCGGTGAAGATCAGCGCGGCCAGGGTCAGATGCGTCGCCAGCCGGTACTGGCTGACGGAGACGCGGTCGACCAGCCCGGACGCCACCATCCACCAGCCGATCGCGCCCTGCAGGCCGCCGAGAAGAAGAATTCCTAACAGTTTCGGCCCAAGACCGCGTTCGATGCGGCGCGTCGCCCAGAAAAACACCAGCGGCACGGCGAAAACCACGCCGACACCGCGCGCCAGGATCCTGTGCAACCATTCCCACCAGAAGATCGACTTGAACGCTTCGATGCTCATGCCCTTGTTGAGCTCGGCATATTGCGGGATTTGCTGGTAGCGCTGGAACTCCTCCTGCCATTCGGAATCGTTGAGCGGCGGGATGACGCCGTGGATCGGCTTCCATTCGGTGATCGACAGGCCGGATTCGGTGAGCCTGGTGGCGCCGCCGACCAGCACCAGCACAAACAGCACCAGGAGCACGACGTAGAGCCAGCCGCGCACCAGCGCCCGGTTACGCAGGTCGCGGTCGCGGGCCACGAAAGGCGCGGCAGCTGATATGGCAGCCATAGACTTGTCCCGGCAGGTTGCAGTCGCGGATTGGTGAACCATCGCAATCCAACTGGCAAGTCCGGACAGCGCGGCACGCCGTCGCGCCGCTTCTTGGCTGTTGCGTGCCTCTTCCGTTGGGCCTAAGCGATAGCGATGAACCGGATCGCGAAATGCCCATTTGTCTAAAAAAGCTGATCGGAACAATCCTGCTGGTGGCGCTGGTCATCGTCTATGCGCTGGTCGCATCGATTGTCGCGGTTGCCCAACTGGCAGAATCTGGACCGTGGGCGCATTTCCTGTTCTTCCTGCTCAGCGGCATGCTGTGGGTGCTGCCGGCCATGGGCATCATCAAATGGCTGATCCTGGAGCCGCCGCGACCGAAGAACTGAGGCGCGCCGTTAGATGGTGAAAGCCTGACGCCCGAGCCAGGGTGGTTTCTGCCTTCTGCGTCGCCGATCGGAACGCACAGGCTGCGCCGGTCATCGCCGAACCACTACTCAGGCGTCCCGTTCGGGGTCACGACCTCTCAGCAGACCTTCGCGGCTCGCCGGCAATGGAGATAGGATGAAGGTCGGAGACTGCCAGTTCGCTGGCAGAATGACTCCGCGGCCGCAGGCGACGACTCTCTACTCGGTCATGTCGTCCTTCGGTCCCGGCTTCGCGACCAGCCGTCTCAACGCCGCCAGCCCGAGCACCGGCCCGGGCACCAGCATCAGGAAAACATACTGCGGTCCGACGGTTTCGATCAACCGAGCAAGCAGCGCGATCGAAACGATCGTGATCGAAAAGCCGATGCAATTGGCGATCGTCAGCGCCGAGCCGACGAGCCTCGGCGGGGCGAAACGGGCGTTGAGCGTGGAGAATTGCGGCGAGTCGCCGGCAACGACCACGCCCCAGAACAACAGGAAGGCGAGGAACACCGGCAAGGGCGCCAGGAATGCCAGCGGCGAGACGAGGCAGCACAGGCCGGACGCCGACAACTGCATATAGGCGACGCGCGCGCTGCCTATCCCCCGCGAAACGTAGCCGCCGACCATGCAGCCGAGAAAACCGGTGGCGATCACCGCGAAGCTCCACACCGAAACCGCCGCGCCGTCGCTGCCGAGGCGCGCCGCCAGCAGCACCGGCAGGAACGCGTAGAACGCGTAGAGCTCCCACATATGGCCGAAATAGCCGAAGGCCGACGCCCGGAATTCGGCCGAGCGGAAGATCGTCGCGAATGCGGCCGGATCGAACTTCGCGCCCGCTCTGAGCTGCGGCCCGTCCGGCACGAGAAGAAACATTGCCAGACCGCCGGCGATCGATATCGCCGAGACCGACAGGATTACGCCCTGCCAAGGCAGGTCGCCGCCCAGGCCGCGGATGAGATGGGGAAATGCCGTTCCGAGAACCAGCGCCCCGACCAGCCAGCCAAGCGCGAGCCCGAGGTCGCGGTCATACCAGCCCGACGCGATCTTCATGCCTACGGGATACATGCCGGCGAGAAAGAAGCCGGTTGCGAACCGCGCCGCGAGCCGGGGCAGGAACTCGCCGCTCGCCAGCGTCGCGGCATTGGCCGCCGCGCCGGCGAGCGTGGAAAGAAAGAAGATGATACGCGGTGAGTAGCGGTCGGCGATCGCCAGCCAGGCGAAGACCAGCGTGCCGGCGATGAAGCCGAGCTGCACGGCGATCGTGATGTCACCGAGGGCGGACGCCGGCAGGCCGGCGCTGCGCTGCAGGTCGGGCATCACCGCATTGCCGGCGAACCACAGTGATGTCGCGGCGAACTGCGAGATGACGATCGTCGGCAGGATGCGGGCAGGAACGGCGGGCAAGGTGGAATCCTCGTCATGACGTTTTGAATGGTTCCTAGCACGCTGCGCCGCGCGGCAGCAGTGACAGGTCGCCGGCGGCTTGCCAGCCAGTCCTTCGCGGCCACCCGCGGGGAAGAACGCCACGGCGGCTGCTTGTCACCATTTGCCGCTCTGGCGCCTTGCGGGAGCGAACCGCGATATGATGAAAGCGACGCGGCAACGTACCGATGCGCTCAGGGGCCGGCCGAATGATCGAGAAGAGCGCGTTGCTGCTCCAAGGCGCGCTTGAGATCACCCGCGCGCGGCTCTACTAGTCCGAAAACCTCACGCTCACGCCGCGCTGCCGAAAATAGGCCTGCATCAGCTTGCGCCCCGAACGGTTGTTCTGCGCCAGCCTGGCCGGATCGAACACCGCCTGTTTTAGCCCTTCTCGTGCCAGCGCCATTTTAAGCGTCGCGATATGTGCGTCGATATCGGCATTGTCCGCCCTGAGGGAGGCATAGATACTCTCGGTCGCCTCGGCCACGGTCGGTTCGCTCACAGGTGTCGTCCTTTGGTTGGTTGAGCGGCGGCTTACCACAGAATCGCGGCTCCGCCGATACCGATGAGACCGTCAATCGTCTCTACCGGCATAGCAGGTTCCTGGCGCGACCCGACGCCCAGGTGGTCGCTGGAGATATCTGCTTTCTGGCAACCGCAAAATTGGACCTAGATCCAAGTTTGGGCGCATTGCCGCCCGGCAGCCATGGGCAATCGCTAGTGTCTCTGATCGCATTTCTGCTAAGGCTGGGAAGCAAATCGCCCGCGATGTCACCAACTGACGAAGGGGCGCAACGGGCTGATGGGCCTCTTGTCTTGACGGAGGAGCGCTAGGATGAGCACCGACCGGGATACCGTGCGGTCCTATGATGCGGTCGCGGCGGAGTACGCTGCCGAGGCCGCGGCGATGCCCGAATGGGTCGCGACAGAGATCGATGCGTTCGTGACCGAGCTGGGTGGCTCTGGCAGGGTGCTGGAGATCGGAAGCGGTGGCGGGCGAGATGCCCTTGAGCTTGAGAAGCGGGGGATCAGCGTCCGGCGCACCGACATTTCGAAGGGTTTCGTCGAACTGCTTCGCGAGAGCGGCTTCGAGGCCGACCTGTTGGATCCGCTGACCGAAGACCTGGCCGACCCGCAGCGTCCCGGCACGCCATACGACGGGATCTGGGCCTGTGCCTGCCTGATTCACGTCGCGCGCGAGGATTTCGGCACTGTGCTTGGACGGCTTGCCGAGGCGACCCGGCCCGGTGGCCGACTGCACGCCTCGGTCAGAGAGGGCGATGGCGAGGATGTGTCGACACACGGCTGCGCTGCAGCGCCTCGGCGCTACGTCGAGACGTACTGGCGCGAGTCTGCCCTGCGGTCCGCACTCACAGACGCCGGCTGGATCGTCAGCGAGGTACGCCGGTGCATCGGAAAGCGTGATGATCGATGGCTGAGCGTTCGGGCGAGTCGGGCGTGACGCACAGCGACCTTGCGGAGAAGGTCAGCATTCGGCCTCCCCTGGTACGAGACCCGCCGGCGGCGGCGACAGCGACAGGGGTGGCAAGGCATGCTGGACATCGAGAAGGAAACTGCGACGAGGATCATCGACGCGCTGGCGGTCGCCATCGACGGCGGAGATAAAGCGCTCGCTGCTCACTTTCCGCTTCCGGATTGCGCCACAAATATGGTGCAAACCGGAAAGGAGCGTTCCATGGATGAGAGGCATATCTACAAGGTGGTTGAGCTCGTAGGCTCATCAGGTGAGAGCATCGACGATGCTATTCGCGTGGCGATCGCCCGCGCCGGAAAGACGCTCAGGAACTTGCGTTGGTTCGAGGTAACGCAGACGCGCGGCCATGTTGAGAATGGTGAGGTTCGTCACTTCCAGGTGAGTTTGAAGGCTGGTTTCACGCTCGACGACGGTGAAGGCGGCTAGGGTATCAGCCGGCGCCGAAGCGAATGAGGGGCGCAGTTGCCACGCACCACGCTCCCCGTCGATCCATTCGCGCATGCGAACAGGATAGTTGCGCCATAAGCCGCCGTTCCCGACAGTTCTCCGGACCGGACGTTCACGCTCCGGCAGGTGTCTACCCCTGAGCGGCCTCTACCGAACGGCGACCAACGAGTCAGCAGGAACCCTGAACGGACCTTCCTGTACTCTTTTGCTGCCGACAGCGGACATTCGCTGAAACCAGCACTGATGATCGGAGACCTGTGTCGGCCCCTGACCAATGTTCGGAATGGGGCCCATAGCGGCAATGGACATCGTGGCATGGCACAAATACCATCGGCGGAACCTGGGCCCTAAGGCATCATCTAAATGGCCGATGAACGCGCCAAACGCCGCCTTGCCGCCATCGCCGTCGCTGACGTCGTGGGGTACTCGCGCCTCATGGAGGCCGACGAGGCGGGAACGCTGGCGGCGCTGAGGGAACAGCGGAAGAGCGTCTTGGAGCCGATAGTGCGCGACCATGAGGGCCGCATTGTCAAGGTCATGGGCGATGGCGCGCTGGTGGAGTTCGCCAGTGCGGTCAATGCAGTTAAGGCGGCGCTGGACCTGCAGGAGAAGATGGCCGAGGTCAACACGCTTTTGGGCGAGGATAGACGCATCCTTCTGCGCATCGGCATCAATCTTGGCGATATCATTGGCGAGGGATCCGATGTCTACGGCGACGGCGTCAACGTAGCCGCGCGGCTGGAGGCGTTGGCGGAGCCGGGCGGGATCTGCGTTTCGGCAAAGGTGCGCGATGAACTGCGTGGCAAGGGCGCTCATGTCTTCGACGAGATGGGAGAGGTCGAACTCAAGAACATTGCCAATCCGGTGCGCGTGTTCAGAATCGTGAACGGTGTGGCGCCGGCACCCGTCGGACCTGCGTTGTCGCTTCCCGACAAGCCGTCGATCGCGGTCCTGCCTTTCACCAACATGAGCGGCGATCCTGAACAGCAATATTTCTCAGACGGCATCACTGAGGATATCATCACCGAACTATCACGCTCCCGTGCGCTGTTCGTCATTGCCCGGAACTCGTCGTTTCAGTATCGCGACAAAGCGGTGGACGTGCGCCGGGTCGCGCGCGACCTCGGCGTGCGCTACGTCATCGAGGGCAGCGTCCGCAAAATGGGCGGCCGGATTCGCATCACGGCGCAGCTGATCGACGCCGTTCCAGGCAATCATCTGTGGAGCGAGCGTTTCGACCGCAGGATCGAGGACCTATTCGACGTTCAGGACGAGTTGACACACACCGTCGTCGCAACCGTGGTGGGCCGGCTGGAGGACGCCGAAATCAGGATGGCGTCAAACAGGCGGACCGACAGCCTACCGGCATATGACTGTCTGCTCCGCGGTATTCAGCAATTGCGTGGGTTCGGCATGGAAAACAACCGTCGTGCTCGCGAGTTGTTCGAGCAGGCCGTTTCTCTCGATCCGCAATACGCTATGGGCCACGCCTATCTGGCCCTGTCACTTCTGGTCGAGAATAACTACGGTGCCGCGTCGGATGCGATCAAACAACGGGCATTGGAGGTGGCCATGACTGCTGTCCGGCTGGACCCGCGCGAAAGCCGATGTCACACGTTCCTCGGGCAGATCCACCGATTCCGCGATGAGTACGATCTAGCGATAACGCACCTCGAAAATGGTGTGGCGCTCAACCCCAACGACGTGGTCGGCATAGTGCACTTGAGCGCGGTGTTTGGCGTGTCCGGTCGCGCCGAAGAGGGCATCGAGTTGGCTCGCCGAGCCATCAGACTTGATCCTTATGTTAAGTTTGCCTGGGGTACCCTCGCCTTCTGTCTATACGCCGTGAGGCGCTATGAAGAAGCCCTGGCGGCAAACCGGAAGCTCGGGCACGAGTTGTCGCCGTGGATGATGGCGCGCGAGTCAGCCTGCCTGGCGCAGCTTGGGCGTCTCGACGAAGCTCGCGCCAAAGCCGCAGAGGTGCTCCGCCGCAAGCCCGGTTTCAGCGTGCGGGCGGAGATGCCGCACTACCGATATCCTGCCGATGCCGAGCATCTGCGCGAAGGCTTGCTGAAGGCAGGTCTTCCCGAATGAAGTGAACGTCCGTCTTGCATCGACTCCAGCCGAAACGCGAAGATCCGCTTTGGAGAAGCCCCAGCAACGTCCGGAAAATGGCGCATCTTTCCAATCGGCTGAGGGAATGGGAGCGTCTGCTCACCACCTAACCGCGACATAAAACGCTCCGTGGCTGTACGGCAGAACCGAATCCTTCGGCCGGCTCGGTCGCGCTGGAAAGCGGCAACCAACGGCCGCCAAGGCTCGCTGCGGATTTAGGCTTGCTTGTAGCCGGCATGGCGCGCCGAGTGGTCATTCAAGCGCGGCAGCGCTGCAATCAGTGGCCAGAAGGACGTCGATGCCGCACTGGCCGACATGGAAAGCCGCATCAACGAATTGCTCGCCAACATTTGACCGCGGGGCGAACACTCCACCCCACGGCAGGAAACAGTCGTGGAGGTATGGTGGTGCAGAAGCCCCTCGCGATACGGACACCCAGGATGTGCTCCGCGTTGCGAGGTGGTCTGTTTTAAACCAAAGAAAGTGGGCGGAGCCGCGCTTTGTGCATTAACGGTCAGCAAATGGCGCGTCCGCTGATTCAAATACCTACCTGACTCGCAGAACGCCAGAATCGAGCACCGATCGACTGGCTGGAATGGTGAGCCGACTTTCAGTCGCACGGCTGAACGGCGCAAATGCGCGCCAGAACGCGGCGCCGGCACGGAATGGCTCGTCAACGGAGTTGCGGTCGCGCGATCCTTTGCGTCATACTACGCAGGTACGCGGAGAGGGGCCGGCATCATGCAAGACGACGAGAGCAGTCTTCGGCGCCGTTTCCGCGATGTCATCACGAGCGAAGAGCAATTGCGAACGGTGTTGGGGGCGCCCACAGACCGAGCGGTTGCCAAGATCGTTCGAGTAATTGACGAACATGCTCGCCGCTTCATTGCTCACGCGCCTTTTGTGTTCGTAGCGTCCGCCGGGGCCGATGGCATGCTCGACGTCTCGCCAAAGGGCGATCCCGCCGGCTTCGTCAAGGTGCTGGACGAAAGAACTCTCGCCATTCCAGACCGCCCCGGCAATCGTCGACTCGATACTTTCCGTAACGTCCTGAGCAACCCGAATGTCGGCCTGATTTTCGTAATCCCCGGTGTGACCTACACCCTTCGCGTGTCCGGCAGGGCGCTCATTGTCCGCGATGCTGAGCTGCGTGAGGCCATGGCTGTCAACCGTAAGCTCCCGGAGCACATACTCGTCATCGAGATCTCGCACGTACTTTCTCATTGTCCAAAATGCATGGTCCGCTCGGGGTTGTGGCAGCCGGAAGCGTGGCCTGATACCAGCAACGTTCCGTCGTTTGCGGAGATGTTGGTCGCCCACGGCAAACTCGCGGAGACGGTTGAGGAGATGCAAACGATCATCGACACGGGTAATCGCGACCGGCTCTACTAACTTGATGAACCACCGGTTGCCGGCTTCATGCTGCGCGAGTGCTACTCTGCCAACAGAGGGGATCATGCAGATTATCGATCATAACCTTCAGCCGACAGAAGAGTGGCGTTCCGGCGTGTTGACCAGAATGCGCGTTTCTGCGGTCACCGAGGCAGCGACGCTCTGCATATTCGAACAGTGGGTCGCACCAGGAAGTGGCACACGTACTCACACCCATCCCGTCGAGGAAGTCTTGACCGTGCTGGAAGGCCAAGCCGAGCTGTGGTTGGATGATGAACGAGAAACAGTATCGACGGGACAATCAGTCATCGTGCCGGCCGGCAGCTGGCATGGCTTTCGTAACACCGGAAGCGCGACATTGCACATACAGGCCATAGTGGCCGCGCCAACCTTCGAGGCCTCTTTCGAGGGGCAGCCGGAAGTTACGAGGCATTGGGCTACCGCAAAAGCGTGACACCCGGCATCTTGACGACAGGCGCCGCGCCTGGCTCCAATCTGATCCGTGGATCGTGTACTGCGACGAGACGTCGGGATCGGGGATGAGTGGATATGGGCGAGGAGGGCTTGGCAGAGATCTCAACCCGGTATATTCGCTTCGCCGATACGGAAGCTCGCAGTCGCTCACCGCTCTATGAGGAGTTGGCTCGTGCTGTCGCAGGGGACCGTGAGACACTCGGCTTCCTGTCGACCCTCCCGGACGTGAAGCGGCAACCGAATCTTCTGCTTGCCGTGGTGCGTCACCTGTTCGGCACACCGACAGGGTGGACCGAGTTTCGTCAGGGGCTTCTGGCGCACCCCGAGCTTGTCCGCTCGCTCATGCTCGAGCGCTCGACGCAAACCAACGAGCCGGGAAGGTGCGCCACACTGCTGCCCGTCCTGGCGCGCCTGCCGCAGCCATTGGCGCTCCTGGAGGTCGGGACTTCCGCAGGGCTCTGCCTTATGCCCGACCTCTATGGCTACGACTACGGGCGCACGGTGCTCCGCGCACCCGTCATGGCCTCGGAACCGCCTGTCTTCCGATGCACCGCCAGCGAGACAACGCCATTGCCGACGACCCCGCCGCATGTCGTCTGGCGAGCGGGATTGGACCTGAACCCGATCGATGCTTCGGACGCTTCGCAAGTCGCATGGCTTGAGACGCTGGTCTGGCCGGAGCAGACGGAGCGGCTTGCCAATCTGCGGGCCGCCCTAAAGATTGCTGCCACAGTCAAGCCTCGGGTGGTGAAGGGCGACCTGCGCGGGAGCGACCTCGTGCGGCTCTGCAGCGAAGCGCCAAAGGACGCTACCCTCGTTGTCTTTCACACAGCCGTCCTCGACTATGTCTCCGACCCGGCAGACCGAGAGGCTTTCGCAGAACAGGTGATGCGCCTCTCTCCGTATTGGGTATCGAACGAGTTCCGGCGCGTGTTCCCGTCCATCGCCACACGCGCCGGAGAAAGCCGGCCGCCGGGCCGCTTCCTCCTATCTGTGAACGGCTCCCCTGCCGCTTGGACCGACCCGCATGGCGCCTCGCTCGAATGGATCGCGGACGAGGCGTAGGCGGTTGGCAGTCACAACGTCTCCAAACCGCTTGCCAAAGGTCAGCTACAGGTCCGGCTTGAGCCGTTGCGCGAAGCGCAGCTTTGAGCGAGCGCCATGAAGGTCGCCTTATGTGAAGGGTTGCGGATGCCGGCTTTACTGAGATGG is part of the Mesorhizobium sp. L-2-11 genome and harbors:
- a CDS encoding dodecin, which produces MDERHIYKVVELVGSSGESIDDAIRVAIARAGKTLRNLRWFEVTQTRGHVENGEVRHFQVSLKAGFTLDDGEGG
- a CDS encoding cupin domain-containing protein, producing the protein MQIIDHNLQPTEEWRSGVLTRMRVSAVTEAATLCIFEQWVAPGSGTRTHTHPVEEVLTVLEGQAELWLDDERETVSTGQSVIVPAGSWHGFRNTGSATLHIQAIVAAPTFEASFEGQPEVTRHWATAKA
- a CDS encoding DUF2332 domain-containing protein — translated: MAEISTRYIRFADTEARSRSPLYEELARAVAGDRETLGFLSTLPDVKRQPNLLLAVVRHLFGTPTGWTEFRQGLLAHPELVRSLMLERSTQTNEPGRCATLLPVLARLPQPLALLEVGTSAGLCLMPDLYGYDYGRTVLRAPVMASEPPVFRCTASETTPLPTTPPHVVWRAGLDLNPIDASDASQVAWLETLVWPEQTERLANLRAALKIAATVKPRVVKGDLRGSDLVRLCSEAPKDATLVVFHTAVLDYVSDPADREAFAEQVMRLSPYWVSNEFRRVFPSIATRAGESRPPGRFLLSVNGSPAAWTDPHGASLEWIADEA
- a CDS encoding class I SAM-dependent methyltransferase; this translates as MSTDRDTVRSYDAVAAEYAAEAAAMPEWVATEIDAFVTELGGSGRVLEIGSGGGRDALELEKRGISVRRTDISKGFVELLRESGFEADLLDPLTEDLADPQRPGTPYDGIWACACLIHVAREDFGTVLGRLAEATRPGGRLHASVREGDGEDVSTHGCAAAPRRYVETYWRESALRSALTDAGWIVSEVRRCIGKRDDRWLSVRASRA
- a CDS encoding MFS transporter gives rise to the protein MPAVPARILPTIVISQFAATSLWFAGNAVMPDLQRSAGLPASALGDITIAVQLGFIAGTLVFAWLAIADRYSPRIIFFLSTLAGAAANAATLASGEFLPRLAARFATGFFLAGMYPVGMKIASGWYDRDLGLALGWLVGALVLGTAFPHLIRGLGGDLPWQGVILSVSAISIAGGLAMFLLVPDGPQLRAGAKFDPAAFATIFRSAEFRASAFGYFGHMWELYAFYAFLPVLLAARLGSDGAAVSVWSFAVIATGFLGCMVGGYVSRGIGSARVAYMQLSASGLCCLVSPLAFLAPLPVFLAFLLFWGVVVAGDSPQFSTLNARFAPPRLVGSALTIANCIGFSITIVSIALLARLIETVGPQYVFLMLVPGPVLGLAALRRLVAKPGPKDDMTE
- a CDS encoding pyridoxamine 5'-phosphate oxidase family protein; its protein translation is MQDDESSLRRRFRDVITSEEQLRTVLGAPTDRAVAKIVRVIDEHARRFIAHAPFVFVASAGADGMLDVSPKGDPAGFVKVLDERTLAIPDRPGNRRLDTFRNVLSNPNVGLIFVIPGVTYTLRVSGRALIVRDAELREAMAVNRKLPEHILVIEISHVLSHCPKCMVRSGLWQPEAWPDTSNVPSFAEMLVAHGKLAETVEEMQTIIDTGNRDRLY
- a CDS encoding adenylate/guanylate cyclase domain-containing protein, translated to MADERAKRRLAAIAVADVVGYSRLMEADEAGTLAALREQRKSVLEPIVRDHEGRIVKVMGDGALVEFASAVNAVKAALDLQEKMAEVNTLLGEDRRILLRIGINLGDIIGEGSDVYGDGVNVAARLEALAEPGGICVSAKVRDELRGKGAHVFDEMGEVELKNIANPVRVFRIVNGVAPAPVGPALSLPDKPSIAVLPFTNMSGDPEQQYFSDGITEDIITELSRSRALFVIARNSSFQYRDKAVDVRRVARDLGVRYVIEGSVRKMGGRIRITAQLIDAVPGNHLWSERFDRRIEDLFDVQDELTHTVVATVVGRLEDAEIRMASNRRTDSLPAYDCLLRGIQQLRGFGMENNRRARELFEQAVSLDPQYAMGHAYLALSLLVENNYGAASDAIKQRALEVAMTAVRLDPRESRCHTFLGQIHRFRDEYDLAITHLENGVALNPNDVVGIVHLSAVFGVSGRAEEGIELARRAIRLDPYVKFAWGTLAFCLYAVRRYEEALAANRKLGHELSPWMMARESACLAQLGRLDEARAKAAEVLRRKPGFSVRAEMPHYRYPADAEHLREGLLKAGLPE
- the argC gene encoding N-acetyl-gamma-glutamyl-phosphate reductase; amino-acid sequence: MKPKIFIDGEHGTTGLQIRALLAERSDLEIISIPTERRKEPAARAEFLNAADVAILCLPDAAAKESVSLISNDTTRVIDASTAHRVAEGWEYGFAEMDKDQARKIASAKRVANPGCWPQGPIATLRPLVEAGLLPPDFPVTVNGITGYSGGGRPMIEDYVAKGEDAAEFLPYGLTLQHKHVPELRTYAKLSHDPIMQPAVGNFAQGMITVVPLQLGGLDYVPTGADLHAAIADHFAAIDGGVVEVAPYAQLERVPEIDPETYNGTNRMMLHVFANDDRAQALLFAVYDNLGKGASGAAVQNMDLMLGLKH
- a CDS encoding COX15/CtaA family protein, with protein sequence MAAISAAAPFVARDRDLRNRALVRGWLYVVLLVLFVLVLVGGATRLTESGLSITEWKPIHGVIPPLNDSEWQEEFQRYQQIPQYAELNKGMSIEAFKSIFWWEWLHRILARGVGVVFAVPLVFFWATRRIERGLGPKLLGILLLGGLQGAIGWWMVASGLVDRVSVSQYRLATHLTLAALIFTATMVVARGLAPHSEPAADRSTQRLAGFLVLLALIQIYLGGLVAGLDAGLSYNTWPLMDGKLIPGDLLILEPAWRNFFESPKTVQFIHRLGAYAIFAAALWHMIATHRRQPGTTHARRATLLFLLVLVQALIGIGTLLMQVPLHMALTHQALALVLLGFAAAHWRGTKGAYPMPNQIAVRG
- a CDS encoding DUF2842 domain-containing protein; its protein translation is MPICLKKLIGTILLVALVIVYALVASIVAVAQLAESGPWAHFLFFLLSGMLWVLPAMGIIKWLILEPPRPKN